In Sebastes fasciatus isolate fSebFas1 chromosome 15, fSebFas1.pri, whole genome shotgun sequence, a genomic segment contains:
- the LOC141783373 gene encoding hereditary hemochromatosis protein homolog isoform X1 yields the protein MQMKWIKLWILCLLLSVNGCGSHSLQWLSTGRVQPGDKPSFEQLTVFDGVPISYCDSSTKREQLKPTLESKSFPEHCSEACYNILGSLHDIPPTMNSTVSVVQRRRGCIQTANGTVSTFEAWAVNGMDFISFDPESQRWTSQSPSAIAVKQRWNKDRGMNFAFRHFIREECPRLIQNIQLRSIHQKTELRVFAKPIVNTAQALLRCHVTSTDKSLSTVHLIGDGASRTSWITVTGPMPSEDGAVILRLTAGISLRQSTNKYGCTVQTGGHNITAFWDGSTLDGRYLPNQSEILTVILGVCCIVFTITLISCVMVFLLKCVKMKSRPTARVDPRLMEQFTRIMESVASPDLQNVIFSFTRGTERNREYQDQWEVMIRIRDLMYYDPDYFAHVNGAHQEGEELSREFEIVETEV from the exons GTTCCCACTCTCTTCAGTGGTTGTCTACAGGACGTGTGCAGCCTGGCGATAAGCCTTCGTTTGAGCAACTAACTGTATTTGATGGAGTTCCCATCTCTTACTGTGACTCCTCGACGAAACGAGAACAGCTCAAACCTACCCTGGAATCAAAAAGCTTCCCCGAACACTGTTCTGAAGCATGTTATAATATCTTAGGATCTCTCCACGACATTCCACCAACTATGAACAGCACAGTGT CTGTTGTACAACGGCGGCGTGGCTGCATCCAGACAGCCAATGGGACGGTGTCTACTTTTGAAGCCTGGGCAGTGAATGGGATGGACTTCATAAGCTTTGACCCTGAGTCTCAGAGATGGACGTCCCAGTCTCCCTCTGCAATAGCAGTTAAACAACGTTGGAACAAAGACAGGGGAATGAATTTTGCCTTTAGACACTTCATCAGAGAAGAATGTCCACGACTGATCCAGAATATTCAATTAAGATCAATACACCAGAAAACAG AGCTTCGGGTATTTGCCAAGCCCATTGTTAACACAGCCCAGGCACTGCTGAGGTGTCACGTGACGAGTACTGACAAATCATTGAGCACGGTGCATCTGATTGGAGATGGGGCTTCCAGAACCAGTTGGATCACCGTAACTGGACCAATGCCTTCTGAAGACGGAGCTGTGATCCTCAGACTGACAGCTGGAATCTCCCTGAGACAAAGTACCAACAAGTACGGCTGCACAGTACAAACAGGAGGTCACAACATCACCGCCTTTTGGG ATGGGAGTACTCTTGACGGCAGATACCTTCCTAACCAGTCGGAAATTCTGACAGTAATTCTTGGAGTCTGCTGCATTGTGTTTACAATCACTTTGATATCCTGCGTAATGGTATTTCTACTTAAATGTG TGAAGATGAAGTCCCGTCCTACTGCAAGAGTTGATCCACGGCTGATGGAGCAGTTTACCAGGATCATGGAGAGCGTTGCTTCTCCAGATCTGCAGAACGTTATTTTTTCATTCACGCGGggtacagagagaaacagagagtaCCAGGACCAGTGGGAGGTGATGATTAGGATAAGGGATCTAATGTACTATGATCCAGATTACTTTGCTCACGTTAACGGGGCACATCAAGAAGGAGAAGAGTTGAGCAGGGAATTTGAAATAGTAGAAACAGAAGTTTAG